GCGAATGGTGAGGTTCAGTATGTGTCATGGATTCCCTTAGTACTACAGATCCCTACGAATGTTTGTGTTGATGAAAACGTGGATCAACTTATTGCAGTCTGTCAAGCTTCAGCTCCGACATTACGTTACAGTTTAAAGCAGCCTGAGACAATGTGAATGTGCATTGCCTGCTTGTCAGTAGCATCCTACTGGTCTTAGAATTTTTATATCACTCAAGTTTGCTACTGAATGCTCCGTGGAGTATTAAGCATTTTTATTCTGATCGAATGCCACATCATTTTTGCAGAAGCAGACAGGCAGACAAATGGGAAAGCATGTATATTGACTGACACCACTCGAATCCTTCGAGATCTGCTCTCGCAATTAGAGTCTCTCCGAAAGGAGAATAGCACACTGCAGAATGAATCCCATTATGTAAGTCGTTTCTAGAATTGTGTTTGCTTCCTTCCTGTCGTAAcactgtttttctttcttttctgaacTTATGGTATCTGATCCTATGGACTGCAAATTATTTCGATTATGCATAGGATAACTAGGCGAGACTCGTGCTAAAATCATCATTCCAGAATATCCTTATGTTGCTACAATGCATTTTATCACATGGTTCCTACATAACTTGAGCGGTTGTTTATTATCCCATCTTCATTCTGCCACAAACAGGTTACAATGGAGAGGAATGAGCTGCAGGATGAGAACAGTGTGCTCCGCAACGAAATTCTGGAGCTACAAAAGGAGCTGACGATGCCTCATGCTGTGTCTCACTCTGCGAACACAGTTTTCCCGTCACAGCAGCCAATGCAGCCGGCCACCATCGCAAGCGCAGTATTCCCCTTGCAGCAGCCACTGCTACAGACAACCATCCTGGAGCACCCttatgcaccaccaccaccaccacgggaACTTAAGCTCTTCCCAGACGCGGCATCTGACGTCGAAGGCCTTGAACCATCAGAAGATCCGGAGGCCACCAACCATATCACGCGCCCGCTGGCAAGGTACCCAACAGAGTCAGCTTCGTGGCCTGTAACTGTAAGCCTGGGTCTCCCGAGGATGGAAGATGAACAATGCAGCAGTGGCACAACCGGCAGTAGCAACGAAGGTAGTAGCTCTGCCTCTTCTAGAGATTGAGTAGATCAGTTCCAGCCAGTCAGGAAGTTTCTCTTTGAGCCTAGCGAATATACACAGCTGAGCATGTGCGTGTAAATACCAGACTCCATCTTGGGTCCGGGAATGTTATGTTAGATGAGAAGATGACACTCTAATGGGAATCAGAATAGCACCTTTTCTTCACCCTTTGTGTTGCAACTTATGTTAACACCATAGCGGATGCATATGAACTGATCTAGAATCGATATGCAAAGCAAAACTAGGGCAATAAGCCATGGAGTCTGGTAGGAGATTGCATACTGAACTTCGGTAATGCCGGTCTCCTCTGAAGGGGGAACCAGAAGAGGAACTGAAGAGGCAATTGTAGGCGACTCCCTGAACGGCTGCGTAGAGGGTTTCCTTGCATTTGGGCCAATCTCCTTCGTTATGCTTCCATCCGTCAATAGGCCGTCTTCGACTAAATATATGAGTTTGTTTTTTTGCATGGAAATATATGAGTTTTAATGAAGCTAGCAATCTGCAACCATACTGTTTCGGTGTCATTTTGGAATTTGGAGACTTAAACAAAGGCTATCGTGTGAACT
This region of Triticum aestivum cultivar Chinese Spring chromosome 2D, IWGSC CS RefSeq v2.1, whole genome shotgun sequence genomic DNA includes:
- the LOC123051360 gene encoding protein IRON-RELATED TRANSCRIPTION FACTOR 3 yields the protein MARASSPRHATASATERARHAPLRPFSSSSSRLSAIARTKNREARRRQPFPPISFHSRRLRSRKGMVAMLPAARGDAAPAASAGAAEKLLHGPLADGKCKKKAPRMIHKAEREKHKRDLLNDLFSELGEMLEADRQTNGKACILTDTTRILRDLLSQLESLRKENSTLQNESHYVTMERNELQDENSVLRNEILELQKELTMPHAVSHSANTVFPSQQPMQPATIASAVFPLQQPLLQTTILEHPYAPPPPPRELKLFPDAASDVEGLEPSEDPEATNHITRPLARYPTESASWPVTVSLGLPRMEDEQCSSGTTGSSNEGSSSASSRD